From a single Nematostella vectensis chromosome 3, jaNemVect1.1, whole genome shotgun sequence genomic region:
- the LOC5514213 gene encoding rootletin isoform X3: MAGSSLGDESRMYQSEISRLEDLLAATRAERDEVGSKYMAVSERLEGYMKGGSPERYASTSPSMTTDGPALGDSSLTQQVSYLKNKLEDEHTNYKRKLQAYQDGQQRQAQLIQKLQQKVLQYKRKCGELESSMNEKTTAEENAKRQLQSLNDSLKEKEARLKETEEEHSSDLENALIRLEEENQRSSSLQHVNNMLREQLEQATMANQQLTLDVQKLTNDWNKAREEIESRDEEEQAYFTNEHARLMDLWKSLNGFRRQFSEMKSATQRDLSAVRAEVNKSVRVVQGACMDLDKNLRGMDANTQASLEEERNRRQKAEEQLRDKVKEFMDLQHKYDNEKAALTDKINELTNAKQKAEIQVEEHIKAVDETKKRLQSLESGYARQSEEWETQSEAGMAAIREEADMLSNTLREVVTAIKNDTDASARTLGSPGPDVEDQMDSFLQEEEDSGFRRSVSPSRASRMRSMSPTRARSPAMSDNALATVNSCLHKRNLQLQELKARADAAREAATSCKKQFDESENQRRQLEKALAAAREEVHSVNQKVTEASQDRGRFKAQAEVVATEKQNLEKMRQSLNEQVEGLSAEKEKLQAANNELQRQRDNLEDDKEDLQREVERMAKEINRSQQVTEQLENKQSSLKEEIVNLKEQLSRALLDKEVLEQEKGHVSDVLSKSEVQRAELELEIGKMKSEEIALRDALVKLQSLNEGLGQDKLELNKIIRQMEAEKLAITQEKRDVEAEKHSIRQELIRVEQEKVDLDTERSTLDQNLSLHEQSREKLEQELIIANRERVELGDALNQTTRERDNLHDELVQTRREVERQSTNVVRLAKEKEELTREKSSLTVQVNSSERENRALAENIASMKSEKESLETALYELQQTSTKLESRKEALEAENQELLLAKEALAVDLQRVRKEKEIEEAKLQKDKELLEQRLNQTQRDGEVALKRSEQKHEEEAERLVREKESALVQANQEKEEVFNALTNEKNELAKRLDREKALLVNEIAIIQKERDDQLLMAENEKQQALHVAANEKATLVEKMTKLGQDKENVGVELDRIKRESYSRAEQDKATITRTQDELRNARGRLEDLSKQYQQEAAALKTQIQELTKVKENALREISELKLQLKMAEEARDGVRRELIDAHRKIREGEEAREVARKENTDLKRQLKDEEREKDAVSHTANELRGKVKKSEAEKTNLRRQLDEASQKIASLEETRNGLQKEAGDLRGSLREVEKARLEARRELQQLHNQVKMLDGECLKSKKEISDLKDQLAKDEHLLNEVRRDNHNLKQRLADSDGQKEAAKREIANLSRKMAETEEDNRVREKDLTTALDESRRAEAKAVDKVKNLENILDNANQDNSDLKLKMSGAEGRITGLEAQLARMEGAKNDLEFKLASLHSTLRRTLGIRPPGENSGRSPSPSRTRSPSPRRRMFGRSRSRSPEKSMDDTDAGGRPSSPIRQLSPSRSGDMSMSGEIDPETVRVALRDFAQSMKEAERERDEAVTRANNLQRALAELEEERTRMDQRMQSIQKSLGESEEERRGADGRLSSAQTALMLQEETIRRLERERKALNEKITALDSSLAQAEGDRRQLRDKVANLQQSESKSDQEKEAMRAQIENTESRLTKVELKKRSVEGDIERLRMLNSENEAEKIALQERIDQMLKSQQELESRATSLQLTVDRLTLALAKTEEEEMAFKNKVTELSMSLNDSNSTSQSLQERIQQLQRALTNSEHDRKIMQERLEALKNAQQEAKGRNNMLQDRMQQMKNEQADADVRRMELEGQIRQLQQMLRQQKEAEEELVARIGKLQEEKRELQERLAKFQRSVAAAEQEKRELERAHVRLEKDKKALRNTLDKIEREKLETDETNTRLRDDRERLDRSSANFEHENQELHRQIQILQQQLAETEQSHARKLVEVTSRHRQEIEMEGDRARQSQGQLEKTQMARERAHKQRVKGLEEQVATLKDQLAKELQKKQSYLTRTAQKSDEIKDLRSKLEDSLNIVARDTIYEPTVLDRESQKLEESLVDGSYGSIRPKSASPPPRYSADKFATSTPASPMRRSVTSRRPGPGVSPLRKTRKSNT; encoded by the exons ATGGCCGGTAGTAGCCTCGGAGATGAGTCTCGCATGTACCAGTCTGAAATAAGCCGACTGGAAGACCTTCTAGCGGCTACAAGAGCTGAAAGAGATGAAGTTGGTTCTAAATACATGGCCGTAAGCGAGAGG CTTGAGGGCTACATGAAGGGAGGAAGCCCTGAGCGCTATGCATCAACCAGCCCTTCCATGACCACAGATGGCCCAGCTCTTGGTGACAGCAGTTTGACCCAACAAGTTTCTTACTTAAAGAACAAGCTGGAAGATGAACACACCAATTACAAGCGTAAGCTACAGGCCTACCAAGACGGACAACAGAGACAAGCTCAACTCATTCAAAAACTCCAACAGAAG GTTTTGCAATACAAAAGAAAATGTGGTGAGCTTGAATCAAGCATGAATGAGAAAACAACAGCAGAGGAAAATGCCAAAAGACAGTTGCAATCCTTGAACGACAGCTTGAAAGAGAAGGAGGCTCGTCTCAAGGAGACTGAGGAAGAGCACAGCAGTGATCTAGAGAATGCACTGATTAGACTTGAAGAAGAAAACCAaag gAGTTCCAGCCTGCAGCATGTGAACAACATGCTGCGTGAACAGCTTGAGCAAGCGACAATGGCTAACCAGCAGCTAACCCTGGATGTGCAGAAGCTGACAAATGACTGGAATAAGGCACGGGAGGAGATAGAGTCTCGTGACGAGGAGGAGCAAGCCTATTTCACCAATGAGCATGCTAGGTTGATGGACTTGTGGAAATCACTGAATGGATTCCGTCGCCAGTTCAGTGAGATGAAGTCTGCTACACAGAG GGATCTGTCAGCAGTACGCGCTGAAGTGAACAAGTCAGTGCGAGTTGTTCAAGGTGCTTGTATGGATCTTGATAAGAACCTCCGTGGCATGGATGCCAACACACAGGCTTCTTTGGAAGAGGAGAGAAACAGGAGACAGAAG GCGGAAGAGCAGCTCCGTGATAAAGTAAAGGAATTCATGGATCTTCAGCACAAATATGACAATGAGAAAGCAGCACTCACTGATAA GATCAATGAGCTGACAAATGCTAAGCAGAAGGCAGAAATCCAGGTTGAGGAGCACATAAAGGCTGTGGATGAGACCAAGAAGAGGCTACAGAGCTTG GAGAGTGGCTATGCCCGTCAGTCAGAGGAGTGGGAGACTCAGAGTGAGGCAGGCATGGCTGCAATTCGCGAGGAAGCGGACATGCTCAGCAACACCCTGAGAGAGGTGGTCACAGCAATCAAGAATGACACTGACGCTTCTGCACGAACCCTTGGCTCACCTGGTCCTGATGTTGAGGATCAGATGGACAGCTTCCTTCAGGAGGAGGAAGATTCTGGGTTCCGCCGCTCTGTGTCCCCATCAAGGGCATCCCGCATGCGGTCCATGTCACCCACACGAGCCCGCTCCCCTGCAATGTCTGATAATGCGTTGGCAACTGTGAATTCTTGTTTGCACAAGCGGAACCTGCAGCTACAG GAACTGAAGGCACGTGCCGATGCCGCTCGTGAGGCGGCCACTTCCTGTAAGAAGCAGTTTGATGAGAGTGAAAACCAGCGCCGCCAGCTTGAGAAAGCACTGGCTGCAGCACGCGAAGAGGTCCACTCTGT gaaCCAAAAGGTGACTGAAGCATCACAGGACCGCGGCCGCTTCAAGGCTCAGGCTGAAGTCGTGGCGACCGAGAAGCAGAACCTAGAAAAGATGCGGCAGTCGCTCAATGAACAGGTAGAAGGTCTATCTGCTGAAAAGGAGAAACTTCAGGCTGCCAACAACGAGCTGCAGAGGCAGCGTGACAACCTGGAGGACGACAAGGAGGACCTGCAAAGGGAAGTCGAGAGGATGGCCAAGGAGATTAACCGATCACAGCAAGTGACAGAACAGCTGGAGAACAAGCAGTCTTCTCTCAAGGAGGAAATAGTCAACCTAAAGGAGCAGTTGTCACGTGCACTGCTCGACAAAGAGGTTCTTGAGCAGGAGAAGGGTCACGTGTCTGACGTACTTAGCAAGTCCGAGGTGCAACGCGCCGAACTCGAGCTTGAGATTG GTAAGATGAAGTCCGAGGAAATTGCGTTGCGTGATGCACTTGTAAAGCTACAGTCCCTGAACGAAGGGCTTGGTCAAGACAAACTCGAGCTCAACAAGATCATCAGGCAAATGGAGGCCGAGAAGCTCGCCATCACGCAAGAGAAGCGTGACGTGGAAGCAGAGAAGCATAGCATCCGCCAAGAGCTTATCCGTGTGGAGCAGGAGAAGGTTGACCTAGACACGGAGAGGTCCACGCTAGACCAGAACCTCAGTCTGCACGAGCAGAGCCGCGAGAAGCTAGAGCAGGAATTGATTATTGCCAACCGTGAGCGCGTTGAGCTGGGAGATGCCTTGAATCAGACGACACGCGAGAGAGACAACCTTCATGACGAGCTTGTTCAGACGAGGCGGGAGGTGGAGAGACAGAGCACAAACGTGGTCCGCCTCGCAAAGGAGAAGGAGGAACTTACGAGGGAGAAGTCTAGTCTTACTGTTCAG GTGAACTCCTCAGAGCGAGAGAACCGCGCTCTCGCCGAGAACATTGCCAGTATGAAAAGCGAGAAGGAGTCTCTTGAGACAGCGCTTTACGAGTTACAGCAGACCTCCACCAAGCTGGAGTCCCGCAAAGAAGCCCTAGAGGCAGAGAACCAGGAATTGCTGCTTGCCAAGGAGGCACTGGCCGTGGACCTTCAGCGGGTCAGGAAAGAAAAGGAGATTGAGGAGGCCAAACTACAGAAGGACAAGGAGCTCCTGGAACAGAG GTTAAACCAGACACAGCGCGACGGAGAAGTTGCGCTCAAGCGCTCAGAGCAGAAGCACGAGGAGGAGGCCGAGAGGTTGGTGCGGGAGAAGGAGAGCGCCTTGGTACAGGCTAACCAGGAGAAGGAGGAGGTCTTCAATGCTCTCACCAACGAAAAG AACGAACTGGCAAAGAGACTCGATAGGGAGAAGGCTTTACTTGTCAATGAGATCGCGATCATCCAGAAAGAGCGAGACGATCAGCTGTTGATGGCCGAGAACGAGAAGCAGCAAGCTCTTCACGTGGCCGCCAACGAGAAGGCTACTCTTGTCGAAAAGATGACCAAACTCGGACAGGACAAGGAGAACGTTGGTGTGGAACTAGACCGCATCAAGCGCGAGTCGTACAGCCGCGCGGAGCAAGACAAGGCTACCATTACACGCACTCAGGATGAGCTGAGGAACGCGCGAGGAAGACTCGAAGACCTCAGCAAACAGTACCAACAAGAGGCCGCTGCCCTTAAGACTCAGATCCAGGAGCTGACCAAGGTGAAGGAGAACGCCCTGCGGGAGATCAGCGAGCTCAAACTGCAGCTGAAGATGGCGGAGGAGGCGAGGGACGGCGTCAGACGCGAGCTGATTGATGCCCATCGCAAGATCCGCGAAGGCGAGGAGGCCAGGGAAGTCGCAAGAAAGGAGAATACTGACCTCAAGAGGCAGCTGAAGGATGAGGAGAGGGAGAAGGATGCCGTGTCACACACCGCCAACGAGCTCAGAGGAAAG GTAAAGAAGTCCGAGGCCGAGAAGACGAACCTTCGTCGACAGCTGGATGAGGCGTCCCAGAAGATCGCTTCTCTGGAGGAGACACGTAACGGACTGCAGAAGGAGGCCGGAGACTTAAGGGGAAGCCTGAGAGAAGTGGAGAAGGCGAGACTGGAGGCCAGGAGAGAGCTCCAGCAGCTTCACAATCAG GTCAAGATGCTTGACGGTGAATGCCTTAAGAGTAAGAAGGAGATCTCAGATCTGAAGGACCAGCTTGCCAAAGACGAGCACCTTCTAAACGAGGTTAGACGTGACAACCACAATCTGAAGCAGCGCCTCGCCGACTCGGACGGACAGAAGGAGGCGGCCAAGCGGGAGATCGCCAACCTCAGCCGCAAGATGGCAGAGACCGAGGAAGACAACCGAGTCAG GGAGAAAGATTTGACAACGGCCCTGGACGAGTCTAGGCGCGCTGAAGCCAAGGCCGTAGACAAGGTCAAGAATCTCGAAAACATCCTGGACAATGCTAACCAGGACAACAGCGACCTGAAGCTGAAGATGAGTGGAGCTGAGGGCCGCATCACTGGCCTTGAGGCACAGCTAGCTAGGATGGAAGGCGCTAAGAACGACCTCGAGTTCAAGCTTGCAAGTCTTCATTCAACACTCCGTCGCACACTCGGTATCAGGCCTCCAGGAGAAAATAGTGGAAG gtcCCCATCACCTTCTCGCACCCGTAGCCCCAGTCCCCGGCGCCGCATGTTCGGTCGCAGTCGATCGCGTTCGCCTGAGAAGAGCATGGACGACACCGATGCAGGCGGTCGCCCTTCCTCGCCTATCCGCCAGCTCTCCCCGTCTAGATCCGGCGATATGTCCATGTCTGGCGAGATCGATCCCGAGACCGTGCGGGTCGCGCTGCGGGACTTCGCCCAGAGCATGAAGGAGGCCGAGAGAGAGCGGGACGAGGCTGTGACACGCGCTAATAActtgcagcgcgcgcttgcCGAGTTGGAAGAAGAGCGGACTCGTATGGACCAGCGTATGCAGAGCATCCAG AAATCCCTTGGTGAGTCTGAAGAAGAGCGCCGCGGTGCTGATGGCCGCCTGAGTAGTGCCCAGACTGCGCTCATGCTTCAAGAAGAGACCATAAGGAGACTTGAACGAGAGCGCAAGGCTCTCAACGAGAAGATCACCGCACTCGACTCCAGTCTCGCGCAGGCAGAGGGTGACCGCCGACAGCTGAGAGACAAGGTGGCGAACTTGCAACAGAGCGAGAGTAAGAGCGACCAGGAGAAAGAGGCGATGCGCGCGCAGATTGAGAATACGGAGTCGAGGCTTACGAAGGTGGAACTGAAGAAGAGGTCCGTGGAGGGTGACATTGAGCGACTGCGAATGCTGAACTCGGAGAATGAGGCGGAGAAGATCGCTCTTCAGGAGCGAATTGACCAGATGCTTAAATCTCAGCAAGAGCTGGAGTCACGCGCGACTTCTCTTCAGCTGACGGTGGATAGGCTGACCCTGGCGCTCGCCAAGACCGAGGAAGAGGAGATGGCATTCAAGAACAAGGTGACAGAGCTGTCCATGTCCCTGAATGACAGCAACAGCACCTCGCAGTCGCTACAGGAGAGGATCCAGCAGCTCCAGCGTGCCCTGACCAATAGCGAGCACGACCGCAAGATCATGCAGGAGCGCCTGGAGGCGCTCAAGAACGCCCAGCAGGAGGCCAAGGGCCGTAACAATATGCTACAGGACCGCATGCAACAGATGAAGAACGAACAGGCTGATGCCGAT gtGCGACGCATGGAACTTGAAGGCCAGATCCGCCAGCTGCAGCAGATGCTGCGACAACAGAAGGAGGCCGAGGAGGAACTGGTAGCGAGGATTGGCAAGCTACAAGAGGAGAAGCGTGAGCTCCAGGAACGCCTGGCGAAATTCCAACGCTCGGTGGCCGCGGCCGAGCAGGAGAAAAGGGAACTGGAGCGAGCTCATGTGCGTCTGGAGAAGGATAAGAAGGCTCTTCGTAACACCCTCGACAAG ATTGAACGCGAAAAGCTCGAGACGGACGAGACGAACACGCGTCTGCGCGATGACCGCGAGCGTCTTGATCGATCCAGCGCGAACTTCGAGCACGAGAACCAAGAGCTGCATCGCCAGATTCAGATACTACAGCAGCAGCTGGCCGAGACAGAGCAGTCCCACGCGCGTAAACTCGTggaagtgacgtcacgccACCGTCAGGAGATCGAGATGGAGGGCGATCGCGCGCGTCAGTCTCAGGGCCAACTAGAGAAGACTCAAATGGCTCGCGAGCGTGCACACAAGCAAAGAGTCAAGGGTTTGGAGGAGCAG GTGGCCACACTGAAAGACCAGCTCGCCAAAGAATTACAGAAGAAGCAGTCGTACCTAACCCGCACTGCTCAGAAATCCGACGAGATCAAGGACCTGCGCAGTAAGCTTGAGGATTCCCTGAACATCGTGGCACGTGACACTATCTATGAGCCCACGGTGCTTGACCGCGAGTCGCAGAAACTCGAAGAGTCCCTTGTGGATGGGTCTTACGGATCGATCCGCCCAAAGTCCGCCTCACCCCCGCCAAGATACTCGGCTGACAAATTCGCTACCAGTACCCCAGCCTCGCCAATGCGTCGCTCGGTCACGTCCAGGAGACCTGGGCCCGGCGTCAGCCCCTTACGCAAGACCAGGAAGTCAAACACTTAG